TACCGTACTCGCGCTGCGTGAGATTGCCGCGGGTAATGTGACGCGCGCGATTCTGGATGAGCCGGTCCCGCCGCCGCTGGCCAGTTTCCCTGGCGCTTCGCGTCGTGAGCTCACAGGTGTTGAGGATGTCGGCAGCGACTGAGCTCAGTGCTCGTGCTGACTCCGTAGTACTTGCGGAGGCGGCGGAGGTTCTGCACCTGTCACCAGTGGCGCCGTCTCTCGGCGATCCTTGCGCGCCCCTGCGTCTGTTACTGCAGCGATACCTACCGCCGGAAGATGTAGAGAAGGCTCGGGAAGCGTATGAGCTGGCGGCGGCGGCACATCGCGGACAGAAACGGCGCAGTGGCGAGCCTTATATCCACCACCCCGTTGCGGTGGCTTGTATCCTGGCGGAGCTGCAACTGGACGTGGCGACGATTCAGGCGGCGTTGCTCCATGATGTCATTGAAGATTGTGGCATCAGTAAGGAGGAACTGACCGAACATTTCGGTGCCGAAGTTACGGAAATGGTCGATGGGGTCAGCAAGCTCGGCCAGGTGCGTTTCGAGACTCGGGAAGAGGCGCAGGCGGAGAATTTTCGCAAGATGTTTCTTGCGATGTCGCGGGACATTCGTGTGGTCCTCATCAAGCTCGCCGACCGCTTGCACAACATGCGTACCATGGGCGTTATGGCGGCCGACAAGCGGCGGCGCATCTCCCGCGAAACGCTGGATATCTATGCCCCAATTGCGCAACGGTTGGGTATTCACGCAATCCGCATCGAGTTGGAGGAGTTGGCCTTCTCCCATCTCTATCCCAAGCGCTGGCATGCCCTAAACCAGGCGATCAAGGCCGCACGTGGTCATCGCAAGGAGGCAGTGCAAAAAATTGGGCAGTTGATTGCCGAGCGTTTACGTCAAGAGGCCATCCACGCCGAGGTAAGTGGGCGCGAGAAACACGTTTACAGCATTTATCGCAAAATGCAGCGCAAGGGCTTGCCCTTCTCTGCCATCCACGATCTCCATGCCTTTCGCATCATCGTTGACGATGTCGATACCTGTTACCGGGTCTTGGGCATTGTGCATAGTTTGTTCCGACCGATTCCAGGACGCTTCAAGGATTATATTGCTATTCCCAAATCCAACGGCTATCAGTCTCTGCACACCATTCTGCTGGGGCCCTTTGGGCATCCGGTAGAAGTACAGATTCGGACGGAGGACATGCATCGGGTGGCCGAGGCGGGGGTTGCGGCACACTGGCTCTACAAAAGCGGCATTCAGAAGGCTCATGCGGAAGCGCAAGCGCGGGCCTGGATCCAACGTTTGTTGGAGTTGCAGGCGCAAGGCGGGGATTCCCAGGAATTTCTGGAGAGCCTGAAAATGGATCTCTTCCCCGACGAGGTCTATGTTTTCACCCCCAAAGGAAAAATTTTGGGCTTGCCGCGTGGGGCAACGGCAATCGATTTTGCCTATGCCGTGCATAGTGATATCGGCAATCGCGCCGTGGCGGCAAAAATCAACGAGATTTATGTGCCGCTGCGCAGCATTCTCGATAATGGGGACAAAGTCGAGGTCATCACCGCCGAGTCTGCCCACCCCCAGGCCGGTTGGCTGGAAGTGGTGGTTACCGCCAAGGCACGTGCCAACATTCGCTCGTATCTCAAGACCATACAGCGCGGGGATGCAGAACAGTTGGGCCAAAATCTCCTCGACAAGGCCTTGCACAGCCTAGGCACATCCATCGACGCATTGACGGAGGAGCAATTTCACCGGGTATATGCCACTTTTCAGGTCGAGGATCGCGCTGCGCTCCTAGTGGCCATTGGCATTGGCCAGGTGATTCCCCTGGTCGTGGCGCAAAAGCTTGTCCCCGAAGAAGAGCGTGGGCGCCTGGCACAAACGGCGCGGCGCCTGGG
The window above is part of the Acidithiobacillus acidisediminis genome. Proteins encoded here:
- the rpoZ gene encoding DNA-directed RNA polymerase subunit omega; translation: MARITVEDCLSQVDNRFELTLVAARRARQLAGGAQPSLPVGRDKNTVLALREIAAGNVTRAILDEPVPPPLASFPGASRRELTGVEDVGSD
- a CDS encoding RelA/SpoT family protein is translated as MSAATELSARADSVVLAEAAEVLHLSPVAPSLGDPCAPLRLLLQRYLPPEDVEKAREAYELAAAAHRGQKRRSGEPYIHHPVAVACILAELQLDVATIQAALLHDVIEDCGISKEELTEHFGAEVTEMVDGVSKLGQVRFETREEAQAENFRKMFLAMSRDIRVVLIKLADRLHNMRTMGVMAADKRRRISRETLDIYAPIAQRLGIHAIRIELEELAFSHLYPKRWHALNQAIKAARGHRKEAVQKIGQLIAERLRQEAIHAEVSGREKHVYSIYRKMQRKGLPFSAIHDLHAFRIIVDDVDTCYRVLGIVHSLFRPIPGRFKDYIAIPKSNGYQSLHTILLGPFGHPVEVQIRTEDMHRVAEAGVAAHWLYKSGIQKAHAEAQARAWIQRLLELQAQGGDSQEFLESLKMDLFPDEVYVFTPKGKILGLPRGATAIDFAYAVHSDIGNRAVAAKINEIYVPLRSILDNGDKVEVITAESAHPQAGWLEVVVTAKARANIRSYLKTIQRGDAEQLGQNLLDKALHSLGTSIDALTEEQFHRVYATFQVEDRAALLVAIGIGQVIPLVVAQKLVPEEERGRLAQTARRLGQAVSSLLPGRPGREGEHIQPLLIRGTEGMPVTLARCCRPIPGDPILGFITAGKGIVVHTHDCHNIREWRKRRDRWVDVQWDPDVHAEFPVLVRVVAESGRGVLARVATHIAQADANIDHVDIEPQDGLYTGITFTISVRDRDHLAQVVRSLRSLPSVSRVQRVKG